One window from the genome of Deinococcus multiflagellatus encodes:
- a CDS encoding adenylosuccinate synthase has protein sequence MPGIAIVGAQWGDEGKGKITDFLAPEAEYVVRYQGGANAGHTVTAKGQTFKLNLLPSGVLHEGTVSVLGDGMVIDPDKFLEERGNLLSGGLQPELRISDRAHLVLPHHKYVDGRKDFVGTTGRGIGPAYADRARRVGIRFGDLLDDRVLAERLERLLEAKPNSTRDAGWTGVQVALDALAPIREALAPFIHDTGAQLRAAIAEGRNVLFEGAQATLLDLNYGTYPFVTSSHPTVGGILVGAGVNHKAIHKVYGVAKAFNTRVGHGPFVTEVHDEAGILRLRGDGSKPWDEYGTTTGRARRVGWLDLPLLKYAVEVNGLDGLVINKMDILAGLDSIPVCVAYGQSGEPLFKHLPGWATTEGATSRATLAGEAQAYLDLIEETVNCPVVIFSCGPAREQTYGEVSWA, from the coding sequence ATGCCTGGAATTGCAATTGTGGGCGCCCAGTGGGGCGACGAGGGCAAGGGGAAAATCACCGATTTTCTCGCGCCAGAAGCCGAGTACGTGGTGCGCTACCAGGGCGGCGCGAACGCCGGGCACACCGTGACCGCAAAGGGGCAGACCTTCAAGCTGAACCTGCTGCCCAGCGGCGTGCTGCACGAAGGCACCGTGAGCGTGCTGGGCGACGGCATGGTCATTGACCCGGACAAGTTTCTGGAAGAGCGGGGCAACCTGCTGTCAGGCGGGCTGCAGCCGGAACTGCGCATCAGTGACCGGGCGCACCTCGTGTTGCCGCACCACAAGTACGTGGACGGCCGCAAGGACTTCGTGGGCACCACCGGGCGCGGCATTGGCCCGGCCTACGCCGACCGCGCCCGCCGCGTGGGCATCCGTTTTGGCGACCTGCTGGACGACCGCGTACTCGCGGAGCGCCTTGAGCGCCTGCTGGAAGCCAAGCCCAATTCCACCCGGGACGCGGGCTGGACCGGCGTTCAGGTGGCCCTGGACGCCCTGGCCCCCATCCGCGAGGCGCTGGCCCCCTTCATTCACGACACGGGCGCCCAGTTGCGCGCCGCCATTGCCGAGGGCCGCAACGTGCTGTTTGAAGGCGCCCAGGCCACGCTGCTGGACCTGAATTACGGCACCTATCCCTTTGTCACCAGCAGCCACCCCACGGTGGGCGGCATTCTGGTGGGCGCGGGCGTGAACCACAAGGCCATTCACAAGGTGTACGGCGTGGCGAAGGCCTTTAACACCCGCGTGGGCCACGGGCCCTTTGTCACCGAGGTTCACGACGAAGCCGGCATCCTGCGCCTGCGCGGCGACGGCTCTAAGCCCTGGGACGAGTACGGCACCACCACCGGGCGCGCCCGCCGCGTGGGCTGGCTGGACCTGCCGCTGCTGAAATACGCCGTGGAGGTCAACGGCCTGGACGGGCTGGTCATCAACAAGATGGACATTCTGGCGGGCCTGGACAGCATTCCGGTCTGCGTGGCCTACGGCCAGAGCGGCGAGCCTCTCTTCAAGCACCTGCCCGGCTGGGCCACCACCGAGGGCGCCACCAGCCGCGCCACCCTGGCGGGGGAGGCCCAGGCGTACCTGGACCTGATTGAAGAGACCGTGAACTGCCCGGTGGTCATCTTCTCGTGCGGCCCGGCCCGCGAGCAGACCTACGGCGAGGTCAGCTGGGCCTGA
- the folE gene encoding GTP cyclohydrolase I FolE, which translates to MTIEPVISAADEKQEVPGLSALTHDWLAAIGEDPAREGLTRTPHRVAKAWSFMTAGYHKTLHDAVGEGVFAAEGSEMVIVKDIEFYSMCEHHMLPFYGRAHIAYIPDGKILGLSKFARIVDLYSRRLQVQERITTQIADAVEGLLSPKGVAVYMEGVHLCMAMRGVQKQNSSTTTSAMRGRFRSDPRTRAEFMSAVQGTLRSR; encoded by the coding sequence GTGACCATTGAACCCGTGATCAGTGCCGCCGATGAGAAGCAGGAGGTGCCCGGCCTGAGCGCGCTGACGCACGACTGGCTGGCAGCCATCGGCGAGGACCCGGCGCGCGAGGGCCTGACGCGCACGCCGCACCGCGTGGCCAAGGCCTGGAGCTTCATGACCGCCGGGTATCACAAGACCCTGCACGACGCGGTGGGCGAGGGCGTGTTTGCCGCCGAGGGCAGCGAGATGGTGATCGTCAAGGACATTGAGTTCTATTCCATGTGCGAGCACCACATGCTGCCGTTTTATGGCCGGGCGCACATCGCCTATATCCCCGACGGCAAGATTCTGGGCCTCAGCAAGTTTGCGCGCATCGTGGACCTGTATTCGCGCCGCCTGCAGGTGCAGGAGCGCATCACCACCCAGATTGCCGACGCCGTGGAGGGCCTGCTGTCGCCCAAGGGCGTGGCGGTCTACATGGAAGGCGTGCACCTGTGCATGGCCATGCGCGGGGTGCAGAAGCAGAACAGCTCCACCACCACCAGCGCCATGCGCGGGCGCTTTCGCAGCGATCCGCGCACCCGCGCCGAATTCATGAGCGCCGTGCAGGGCACCCTGCGCAGCCGCTAA
- a CDS encoding HD domain-containing phosphohydrolase — MLLNLCLLLTCTFLLSLTYRDWPVRRHWPDHALRLLLSAGTAAVLMHYAVEVGPYKIDLRYVPIALVTLRYGLGAGALVALPTVAWRLLESQLGGLVALVNTLTVLGAASLLRPTLDLAHANLRDLWKLPLPYLGVGLPLLFLPESRALGLVVYPGMLALHSVATVLVLGVLQARLRLLRLANDLRQQVMTDDLTGLGNRRRFDEALARLEVGDHLVLLDVDDFRQLTDKHGPEAGERALRYVGQVLHDAAPGCGFRLGHEAFALLLNLPEPDARAVVARVQAQLTDPGSAAPWACLTVSAGLASRLLREQPAQLVHRADEALYVAKTNGGNRLVTLDDLPRRAAPAPVPDLRPRYSLWQAQRTTVELLAQRRPLRDQDWQELLQLAVTTISGVGCGSLNIREGVQFRICAAVGYAHELVGTPLPEASQLRWYGQGLDAWRQGVPRVLRPAEIERVWAEADAELASGPRQAFADLGQRTALRASLCLPVVVGGEVVAHLNLESTESEAVFSAGAIQDAQVFAQQIAALLQLQERWRELEQLAQLHSDLNLDVGEQQIAAYLTQAAHDLLRTSSTLLLRYDPGLDALVPSAQAGPAQQMDTPGQLPRGEGLSWQALDSGRIIRAARVQDAPGAYIHPAGRTAQQALMVVPMRSHDRQPLGVLCLLRDPHRPFQSSEEALAAMLASVGTRVMERSAHLSDLRATLDAALNMLGVALEARDLETQGHTQRVRDLAARMGEALNLPDDQRLALRHGATLHDIGKLSVPDTILLKPGRLTPEERLIMEQHAPLGAELVARIPFLHPQAHEVVRHHHERWDGAGYPDRLGGEQIPLLARIFALCDVYDALTSVRPYKGAMSHEEAMTIILQGAGTQFDPQLTELFRRVAPGPGAPSEGRHPMPAV; from the coding sequence GTGCTACTGAACCTGTGCCTGCTGCTCACCTGCACGTTCCTGCTGAGCCTGACCTACCGCGACTGGCCGGTGCGGCGCCACTGGCCCGACCACGCCCTGCGCCTGCTGCTCTCGGCGGGCACCGCCGCCGTGCTGATGCACTACGCCGTCGAGGTAGGGCCGTACAAGATTGACCTGCGGTACGTGCCCATTGCGCTGGTCACGCTGCGTTACGGCCTTGGGGCGGGCGCCCTGGTGGCGTTGCCCACGGTGGCGTGGCGGCTGCTGGAATCACAGCTGGGCGGGCTGGTGGCGCTGGTCAATACCCTCACGGTGCTGGGGGCGGCGTCGCTGCTGCGGCCCACCCTGGACCTCGCGCACGCCAACCTGCGCGACCTGTGGAAGTTGCCTCTGCCTTACCTGGGCGTGGGACTGCCGCTGCTGTTCCTGCCCGAGTCGCGTGCGCTGGGCCTGGTGGTGTACCCCGGCATGCTGGCGCTGCACAGTGTGGCCACGGTTCTGGTGCTGGGCGTGTTGCAGGCGCGGCTGCGGCTGCTGCGGCTGGCGAACGATCTGCGCCAGCAGGTCATGACCGACGACCTGACCGGCCTGGGCAACCGCCGCCGCTTTGATGAAGCCCTGGCCCGCTTGGAGGTGGGCGATCACCTCGTGCTGCTGGACGTGGATGACTTCCGCCAGCTGACCGACAAGCACGGCCCCGAAGCGGGCGAGCGGGCGCTGCGCTATGTCGGGCAGGTGCTGCACGACGCGGCGCCGGGGTGCGGCTTCCGGCTGGGCCACGAGGCCTTTGCCCTGCTGCTGAATCTGCCTGAACCCGACGCGCGGGCGGTGGTGGCGCGCGTGCAGGCCCAGCTGACCGATCCGGGCAGCGCCGCGCCCTGGGCCTGCCTGACCGTGTCGGCGGGGCTGGCCTCCCGGCTGCTGCGCGAGCAACCGGCGCAACTGGTGCACCGGGCCGACGAAGCGCTGTACGTGGCCAAGACCAACGGCGGCAACCGCCTGGTCACCCTGGACGACCTGCCGCGCCGCGCCGCGCCCGCCCCGGTGCCCGATCTGCGCCCCCGCTACTCGCTGTGGCAGGCCCAGCGCACCACCGTGGAACTGCTGGCGCAGCGCCGCCCCCTGCGGGACCAGGACTGGCAGGAACTGCTGCAGCTGGCGGTCACCACCATCAGCGGGGTGGGCTGCGGCAGCCTGAACATCCGCGAAGGGGTGCAGTTCCGTATCTGCGCCGCTGTGGGCTACGCGCACGAACTGGTGGGCACACCGCTGCCAGAGGCCTCGCAGCTGCGCTGGTACGGGCAGGGCCTGGACGCGTGGCGCCAGGGGGTGCCCCGGGTGCTGCGCCCCGCTGAAATCGAGCGCGTGTGGGCCGAGGCCGACGCCGAACTGGCCTCGGGGCCCCGGCAGGCCTTTGCCGACCTGGGCCAGCGCACGGCGCTGCGGGCCAGTCTGTGCCTGCCCGTGGTGGTGGGGGGCGAGGTGGTGGCCCACCTGAACCTGGAATCCACCGAATCTGAAGCGGTGTTCTCGGCGGGGGCCATTCAGGATGCCCAGGTGTTTGCCCAGCAGATTGCCGCGCTGCTGCAGCTGCAAGAGCGCTGGCGGGAACTGGAGCAACTGGCGCAGCTGCACAGCGACCTGAACCTGGACGTGGGTGAGCAGCAGATTGCCGCCTACCTGACGCAGGCGGCGCACGACCTGCTGCGCACCAGTTCCACCCTGCTGCTGCGGTACGATCCTGGCCTCGACGCGCTGGTGCCCTCGGCCCAGGCGGGCCCGGCGCAGCAGATGGACACCCCAGGCCAGTTGCCCCGGGGCGAGGGGCTGTCCTGGCAGGCGCTGGACAGCGGGCGGATCATCCGCGCCGCGCGGGTGCAGGATGCCCCGGGGGCGTACATCCACCCGGCCGGGCGCACGGCCCAGCAGGCGCTGATGGTGGTGCCCATGCGTTCGCATGACCGCCAGCCGCTGGGCGTGCTGTGCCTGCTGCGCGACCCCCACCGCCCCTTTCAGTCCAGCGAGGAAGCCCTGGCCGCCATGCTGGCCAGCGTGGGCACCCGGGTCATGGAGCGCAGCGCGCACCTCAGCGACCTGCGCGCCACCCTGGACGCCGCCCTGAACATGCTGGGCGTGGCCCTGGAAGCCCGCGACCTGGAAACCCAGGGCCACACCCAGCGCGTGCGCGACCTCGCCGCGCGCATGGGCGAGGCCCTGAACCTCCCCGACGACCAGCGCCTTGCCCTGCGCCACGGCGCCACCCTGCACGATATTGGCAAGCTCAGCGTGCCAGACACCATCCTGCTCAAGCCCGGCCGCCTGACCCCGGAAGAGCGCCTGATCATGGAACAGCACGCGCCGCTGGGCGCCGAACTGGTGGCGCGCATTCCCTTCTTGCACCCACAGGCCCATGAGGTGGTGCGCCACCACCATGAGCGCTGGGACGGCGCAGGTTACCCCGACCGCCTTGGGGGCGAGCAGATTCCCCTGCTGGCGCGCATCTTTGCCCTGTGTGACGTGTACGACGCCCTGACCAGCGTGCGGCCCTACAAGGGCGCCATGAGCCACGAAGAGGCCATGACCATCATCCTGCAGGGCGCGGGCACCCAGTTTGACCCACAGCTGACCGAGCTGTTCCGCCGGGTGGCCCCGGGCCCCGGGGCGCCCAGCGAGGGCCGCCATCCCATGCCTGCAGTTTGA
- a CDS encoding M20 family metallopeptidase, whose product MTATQDRAAGLREQLVAWRRHLHMHPEVGFHEHETAAFIEAELKKMPGLTVTRPTATSVLAVLKGGQPGRTVLLRADIDALPIHEENRFEFASTRPGVMHACGHDGHTAILLGVAKLLAEHPETVPGEVRMIFQHAEEIGPGGAEELVMETPLMDGVDVVTGLHLNSQLPAGVVAVKAGAFMAAPDTIELTIRGKGGHGAHPEETVDPIAVGAQVVTNLQHVVSRMVAAQDALVVSVTKFVSGTTHNVIPDSAELMGTVRTFDPGLRERAPQLIERVVKGICAAHGAEYELRYEFGYRPLINTDWVAAQLREVALDVVGEERFREAKPTMGGEDFSAYLEKAPGAYFNVGAGSDEADSRWPHHHPRFTIDETSLETGVQMLHAAALRLAQPQDERA is encoded by the coding sequence ATGACGGCAACCCAGGACAGGGCTGCAGGCCTGCGCGAGCAGCTTGTGGCGTGGCGGCGACACCTGCACATGCATCCCGAGGTCGGCTTTCACGAGCACGAGACCGCCGCGTTCATCGAGGCCGAGCTGAAGAAGATGCCGGGCCTGACGGTCACGCGGCCCACCGCCACCAGCGTGCTCGCGGTCCTGAAGGGCGGCCAACCCGGGCGCACCGTGCTGCTGCGCGCCGATATTGACGCCCTGCCCATCCATGAGGAAAACCGCTTCGAGTTCGCCTCCACGCGCCCCGGCGTCATGCACGCCTGCGGGCACGACGGCCACACGGCCATCCTGCTGGGCGTGGCCAAACTGCTCGCCGAACACCCAGAAACGGTGCCCGGCGAGGTGCGCATGATCTTCCAGCACGCCGAGGAAATCGGGCCCGGCGGCGCCGAGGAGCTGGTCATGGAGACGCCGCTGATGGACGGCGTGGATGTGGTCACCGGGCTGCACCTGAACAGCCAGCTGCCCGCCGGGGTGGTGGCGGTCAAGGCCGGGGCCTTTATGGCGGCGCCCGACACCATTGAGCTGACCATTCGCGGCAAGGGCGGCCACGGCGCGCACCCCGAAGAGACCGTGGACCCTATCGCCGTGGGCGCGCAGGTGGTGACCAACCTGCAGCATGTGGTGAGCCGCATGGTGGCCGCCCAGGACGCCCTGGTGGTCAGCGTCACCAAGTTTGTCAGCGGCACCACCCACAACGTCATTCCCGACAGCGCCGAGCTGATGGGCACCGTGCGCACCTTTGACCCTGGCCTGCGCGAGCGCGCGCCCCAGCTGATCGAGCGCGTAGTGAAGGGCATCTGCGCGGCCCACGGCGCCGAGTACGAGCTGCGCTACGAGTTCGGCTACCGCCCGCTGATCAACACCGACTGGGTGGCGGCGCAGCTGCGCGAGGTGGCCCTGGACGTGGTGGGCGAGGAGCGCTTCCGCGAGGCCAAACCCACGATGGGCGGCGAGGACTTCAGCGCCTACCTGGAAAAGGCCCCCGGCGCGTACTTCAACGTGGGCGCGGGCAGCGACGAGGCCGACAGCCGCTGGCCGCACCACCACCCCCGCTTCACCATTGACGAAACCAGCCTGGAAACGGGGGTGCAGATGCTGCACGCCGCGGCGCTGCGCCTGGCGCAGCCACAGGACGAGCGGGCGTAG
- a CDS encoding NAD(P)/FAD-dependent oxidoreductase, with amino-acid sequence MFAPAPQAQPQQGVQFRARAAAKMAAMDLRSGRAFWPLTNGLMYTYPPLAAPEQADVLVIGAGITGALLADALSEAGLDTVVLDRRDAGFGSTSASTALLQYEIDTNLVDLSAMIGRADAERAYHLCRDAIDRVRALTAGLSDDCGFRARGSLYYASTRKDARMLREEHAARTRAGLAVEHLDARELKARFGIQAPAALFSRDGAEVDPYRLTQQLLQRALTRGARVYDRTAVTRLDGGRTWTAHTDRGVPVRAHWVVVATGYEAETFLGRRLAQLKNSYALATEPIAQAGGELWPGGCLIWETARPYLYARTTQDGRVVVGGEDDPHHSPARRERSLPRKQRRLERRLERLLPHLKPEVAFAWAGTFGETQDGLAYIGPKTNGERLLFALGYGGNGITYSVQAARLLTAHIQGQAADDLRLFRLDRSAGRGV; translated from the coding sequence GTGTTCGCCCCCGCCCCGCAAGCTCAACCGCAGCAAGGCGTGCAGTTCCGCGCCCGGGCGGCTGCCAAGATGGCCGCGATGGACCTGCGCAGTGGACGGGCCTTCTGGCCCCTGACGAATGGGCTGATGTACACCTACCCGCCCCTGGCGGCCCCCGAACAGGCGGACGTGCTGGTGATTGGCGCGGGCATCACCGGGGCCCTGCTGGCCGACGCCCTGAGCGAGGCGGGCCTGGACACCGTGGTGCTGGACCGCCGCGACGCAGGCTTTGGCAGCACCAGTGCCAGCACCGCCCTGTTGCAGTACGAGATCGACACCAATCTGGTGGACCTGAGCGCCATGATTGGCCGCGCCGACGCCGAACGCGCCTACCACCTGTGCCGGGACGCCATTGACCGGGTGCGCGCCCTGACCGCCGGGCTGTCCGACGACTGCGGCTTCCGGGCGCGCGGCAGTCTGTACTACGCCAGCACGAGAAAAGACGCCCGGATGCTGCGCGAGGAACACGCCGCGCGCACCCGCGCCGGGCTGGCGGTGGAGCACCTGGACGCCCGGGAACTGAAAGCCCGCTTTGGCATCCAGGCCCCCGCCGCGCTCTTCAGCCGCGACGGCGCCGAGGTGGACCCCTACCGCCTGACCCAGCAGCTGCTGCAGCGGGCGCTGACCCGGGGCGCGCGGGTATACGACCGTACTGCCGTGACCCGGCTGGACGGGGGCCGCACCTGGACCGCCCACACCGACCGGGGCGTGCCCGTGCGGGCCCACTGGGTGGTGGTGGCCACCGGCTACGAGGCCGAGACCTTTCTGGGCCGCCGTCTGGCCCAGCTGAAAAACTCCTACGCCCTGGCCACCGAGCCCATTGCCCAGGCGGGCGGCGAACTGTGGCCGGGGGGCTGCCTGATCTGGGAAACCGCCCGCCCCTACCTGTACGCCCGCACCACCCAGGACGGCCGCGTGGTGGTTGGCGGCGAGGACGACCCCCACCACAGCCCCGCCCGCCGCGAGCGCAGCCTGCCGCGCAAGCAGCGCCGACTGGAGCGCCGCCTGGAACGGCTGCTGCCCCACCTGAAGCCCGAGGTGGCCTTTGCCTGGGCCGGCACCTTTGGCGAAACCCAGGACGGTCTGGCCTACATTGGCCCCAAAACGAACGGTGAGCGGCTGCTGTTCGCCCTGGGCTACGGCGGCAACGGCATCACCTATTCCGTGCAGGCCGCCCGGCTGCTCACGGCGCACATTCAGGGCCAGGCGGCGGACGACCTGCGGCTGTTCCGGCTGGACCGGTCAGCAGGTCGAGGAGTCTAA